A single window of Synechococcus sp. CBW1004 DNA harbors:
- the secG gene encoding preprotein translocase subunit SecG, producing MLKTILSSIWMLSGVLLIISVLLHSPKGDGMGGLAASGGSMFTSARSAEATLNRISWTLLALFLGLAVVLSAGWVG from the coding sequence ATGCTCAAGACGATCCTCTCTTCGATCTGGATGCTCAGCGGTGTGCTGCTGATCATCAGTGTGTTGCTCCACAGCCCCAAGGGAGATGGCATGGGTGGCCTGGCCGCCAGCGGTGGTTCGATGTTCACCAGCGCCCGCAGCGCCGAGGCCACGCTCAACCGCATCAGCTGGACGCTGCTGGCCCTGTTCCTCGGCCTGGCCGTGGTGCTCAGCGCGGGCTGGGTGGGCTGA
- the msrB gene encoding peptide-methionine (R)-S-oxide reductase MsrB, translated as MALPRRRLFTQLLSALPAPLVALAPWLRADQAVAASPAGEAAWNLSDAEWKRRLSPAAYAVLRREGTERPFSSPLDKEKRSGIFACAGCRLPLFDSKAKYDSGTGWPSFWQPLPNAVATKLDFKLIVPRTEYHCRRCGGHQGHVFNDGPRPTGKRYCNNGVALVFLPR; from the coding sequence ATGGCGTTGCCGCGTCGCCGCCTGTTCACCCAGTTGCTCAGCGCCCTCCCGGCTCCTCTGGTCGCTCTGGCTCCATGGCTGCGCGCCGATCAGGCCGTTGCCGCCTCCCCGGCCGGCGAGGCTGCCTGGAATCTCTCCGATGCCGAGTGGAAACGCCGGCTCAGTCCTGCCGCCTACGCCGTGCTGCGCCGTGAGGGCACCGAACGGCCGTTCTCCAGCCCGCTGGACAAGGAGAAGCGCTCCGGGATCTTCGCCTGCGCCGGCTGCCGGCTGCCGCTGTTCGATTCCAAGGCCAAGTACGACAGCGGCACCGGCTGGCCCAGCTTCTGGCAGCCCCTGCCGAACGCGGTGGCCACCAAGCTGGATTTCAAGCTGATCGTGCCGCGCACCGAATACCACTGCCGCCGCTGCGGCGGCCATCAGGGGCACGTGTTCAACGACGGCCCCCGGCCCACCGGCAAGCGCTACTGCAACAACGGCGTTGCGCTGGTGTTTCTGCCGCGCTGA
- a CDS encoding YlxR family protein codes for MSRTVAARPVLRRCVACRVLRDRSELWRVIRLAQGGLALDRGMGRSAYLCPSRDCLEEARRRKRLQKGLRCPVPEAVLDGLAARLAEAGGASVEAR; via the coding sequence GTGAGCCGCACCGTCGCAGCACGGCCGGTTCTGCGTCGCTGCGTCGCCTGCCGGGTCCTGCGGGATCGCAGTGAGCTCTGGCGGGTCATCCGCCTGGCGCAGGGGGGCCTGGCCCTGGATCGGGGCATGGGCCGCTCCGCCTATCTCTGCCCCAGCCGGGACTGTCTGGAGGAAGCGCGCCGCCGCAAGCGGCTGCAGAAGGGTCTGCGCTGTCCCGTCCCCGAGGCCGTCCTGGACGGCCTCGCTGCCCGCCTGGCGGAGGCGGGGGGCGCAAGCGTTGAGGCAAGATGA
- a CDS encoding metallophosphoesterase: MGADATGFPIAMRLLQLSDPHLLGDPNGLCRGRPPLALLRHALRMAHDQLQAADQMPSRLLISGDLCQDESWGGYRRLAEALAQSPFAALEPPLLLAGNHDHALALRAALGRQAVVAPALLNWGSWQVLLLDSHVPGQVGGRLGPHQLAWIAAQLPRSEQPLLVAVHHPPLAIGDPGLDAIALADGEALLSLLRRCGRWRGLVFGHIHQHWSGSRPGADGHRAIPLLGCPSTLAPFAAVLPCPLGREQDPGGRLLELGTDGELRHQLLRWSAPTAHGTAATGFSLA, encoded by the coding sequence ATGGGGGCCGACGCAACAGGCTTCCCGATCGCCATGCGCCTGCTGCAGCTCAGCGACCCGCACCTGCTTGGCGATCCCAACGGGCTCTGCCGCGGCCGCCCCCCCCTGGCACTGCTGCGCCACGCCCTGCGCATGGCCCACGACCAGCTGCAGGCCGCAGACCAGATGCCCAGTCGGCTGCTGATCAGCGGCGATCTCTGCCAGGACGAGAGCTGGGGCGGCTACCGACGCCTGGCCGAGGCGCTGGCGCAGTCCCCCTTCGCGGCGCTGGAGCCGCCCCTGCTGCTGGCCGGCAACCACGACCACGCCCTGGCGCTGCGTGCTGCCCTGGGCCGCCAGGCCGTTGTCGCGCCGGCGCTGCTGAACTGGGGCTCCTGGCAAGTGCTGCTGCTGGACAGCCATGTGCCAGGGCAGGTCGGGGGCCGCCTCGGGCCGCACCAGCTGGCCTGGATCGCAGCCCAGCTGCCCCGCTCGGAGCAGCCCCTGCTGGTGGCCGTGCACCATCCACCCCTAGCGATCGGCGATCCCGGGCTGGACGCCATCGCTCTGGCGGATGGCGAGGCGCTGCTGTCGCTGCTGCGTCGCTGCGGACGCTGGCGCGGCCTGGTGTTCGGCCACATCCACCAGCACTGGAGCGGCTCGCGGCCGGGGGCGGATGGCCACCGGGCGATTCCGCTGCTGGGCTGCCCTTCGACGCTGGCGCCCTTCGCCGCCGTTCTGCCCTGTCCACTGGGCCGTGAGCAGGATCCGGGGGGGCGCCTGCTGGAGCTGGGCACGGACGGCGAGCTGCGCCACCAGCTGCTGCGCTGGAGCGCGCCAACCGCCCACGGGACGGCTGCCACCGGCTTCTCCCTAGCGTGA
- the rpiA gene encoding ribose-5-phosphate isomerase RpiA, producing MSDLQDQMKQAVAAAATEQIESGMIVGLGSGSTAALMIQALGAKLRSGELRDITGVTTSFQGEVLAAELGIPLQSLNAVDRIDLAIDGADEVDPAFQLIKGGGACHVQEKLVAARAKRFVVVVDASKLVDTLNLGFLLPVEVLPGAWRQVQGQLKEMGGEAALRMAVKKAGPVVTDQGNLVLDVKFAGGIADPEGLEKAINNLPGVLENGLFVHLTDQVLVGEIIDGQARVRDLVRR from the coding sequence ATGTCGGATCTGCAGGATCAGATGAAGCAGGCCGTGGCGGCCGCCGCCACCGAGCAGATCGAGAGCGGCATGATCGTCGGCCTGGGTTCGGGCTCCACCGCCGCCCTGATGATCCAGGCGCTTGGCGCCAAGCTCAGGAGCGGCGAGCTGCGCGACATCACCGGCGTCACCACCTCCTTCCAGGGAGAGGTGCTGGCCGCTGAACTGGGCATCCCCCTGCAGAGCCTCAACGCCGTCGATCGCATCGACCTGGCGATCGACGGAGCCGACGAGGTGGATCCCGCCTTCCAGCTGATCAAGGGCGGTGGCGCCTGCCATGTGCAGGAGAAGCTGGTGGCGGCGCGGGCGAAGCGCTTCGTGGTGGTGGTGGACGCCAGCAAGCTGGTGGACACGCTCAACCTCGGTTTCCTTCTGCCGGTGGAGGTGCTTCCGGGGGCCTGGCGTCAGGTGCAGGGCCAGCTGAAGGAGATGGGTGGCGAGGCCGCCCTGCGCATGGCCGTGAAGAAGGCCGGCCCGGTGGTGACCGACCAGGGCAACCTCGTGCTGGATGTGAAGTTCGCCGGCGGCATCGCCGATCCGGAGGGCCTCGAGAAGGCGATCAACAACCTGCCGGGCGTGCTGGAGAACGGCCTGTTCGTCCATCTCACCGACCAGGTGCTGGTGGGCGAGATCATCGACGGCCAGGCCCGCGTGCGGGACCTGGTGCGCCGCTGA
- the infB gene encoding translation initiation factor IF-2: MTSSGKVRIYELSRDLGLDNKDVLDAAEKLSIAVRSHSSSISDDEAARIRAVLVRSAAAPAAPAQPAKAILSVKKATTEAEAPALASPARPAAPAPRPVAGPAKPAAPAPARPVAATPAKPAAAPAQPRPAAAPRPVSPAAAAPARPAAPVARAASAPSKPVVIATGGPAPRPSAPAAKPAASAPARPAPTSAKPAAPAPSKPTAAPSKPAAAGSVPASRPTPPVAKPVAPPPRPSAPPARAQGGTSGAAPTRPGGPTITRLPQAPQRGGPSRPAQPARPAAGAPAGRPQLVGRPQPAAPAAGGANRPAVPTPRPQRPGAPAPVRPGAGRPTPPFGRGPASGGRPAATPLELVGKPIRRDTAGPGTPSAGRPAAPGRPGMPSGMRKPMAPGELMQLQKPPGRPTAPPPRRPGEEGETPTRETEAVVRPTATAPRRPGFRAPQPPTGPARARRPDWDDSAKLEALRSRTPQKQRQKVHIIGENDDALTAETSGYAGEHDAVVLQASLARPAKPRASQPSGTKPTVAVRKRKKETTRQRQRRRAMELRAARELKAQRPEMLIVPEGNLTVQELADRLGVESSEIIKSLFFKGISATVTQTLDLPTIETVADEFGVPVLEDDVQSAAAKTVEMIEESDLAHLIRRPPVVTVMGHVDHGKTSLLDAIRKTRVAAGEAGGITQHIGAYQVEVPHGGGQAKITFLDTPGHEAFTAMRARGTKVTDVAVLVVAADDGVRPQTLEAISHARAAEVPIVVAINKIDKEGAQPDRVKQELSGLELVPEDWGGNTVMVPVSAIKGENIDQLLEMILLVSDVEDLKANPQRMAKGTVIEAHLDKAKGPVATLLIQNGTLRAGDVLAAGPILGKVRAMVDDTGKRVKEAGPAAAVEALGFSEVPTAGDEFEVYPDEKSARAVVGDRASEARATRLAQQMASRRVSLASMSGQVSEGELKELNLILKADVQGSVEAILGSLEQLPQEEVQVRVLLSAPGEITETDVDLAAASGAVIIGFNTSMAPGARRAADATGVDVRDYDVIYKLLEDIQNAMEGLLEPELVEESLGEAEVRAVFTIGKNAVAGCYVTNGKLQRNCRVRVHRGKELVYEGDLDSLRRNKDDVKEVATGFECGVGTDRFNSWKEGDRIEAYKLVTQRRTLSI; the protein is encoded by the coding sequence ATGACCAGCAGCGGCAAAGTCAGAATTTATGAGCTGTCCCGGGACCTGGGACTGGACAACAAGGACGTGCTCGATGCCGCTGAGAAGCTGTCGATCGCGGTCCGGAGCCACAGCAGCTCGATCAGCGACGACGAAGCCGCCCGGATCCGGGCGGTGCTGGTCCGCTCCGCCGCGGCTCCTGCCGCTCCCGCCCAGCCCGCCAAGGCGATTCTGTCGGTGAAGAAGGCCACCACCGAGGCCGAGGCCCCGGCGCTGGCCTCTCCCGCCCGCCCTGCCGCCCCAGCCCCCCGTCCGGTGGCGGGGCCGGCCAAGCCCGCTGCTCCCGCTCCCGCCAGGCCTGTCGCTGCCACGCCCGCCAAGCCGGCGGCCGCTCCGGCTCAGCCCCGCCCAGCCGCCGCACCCAGGCCTGTGAGCCCAGCGGCCGCAGCCCCGGCCCGGCCCGCTGCCCCGGTGGCGCGGGCCGCCAGCGCACCTTCCAAGCCCGTGGTGATCGCCACCGGTGGGCCGGCGCCGCGCCCGTCCGCTCCCGCGGCCAAGCCCGCGGCCTCGGCTCCCGCCCGTCCGGCTCCCACCTCGGCCAAGCCCGCCGCCCCCGCGCCCAGCAAGCCGACGGCAGCCCCGTCCAAGCCGGCTGCCGCCGGGTCGGTGCCCGCCTCCCGCCCGACGCCACCGGTGGCCAAACCCGTGGCCCCACCCCCTCGTCCGTCCGCCCCTCCAGCCAGGGCTCAGGGTGGCACCTCCGGTGCCGCTCCCACCCGTCCGGGTGGCCCCACGATCACCCGCCTGCCTCAGGCGCCGCAGCGCGGTGGCCCTTCCCGGCCCGCGCAGCCGGCTCGCCCGGCGGCCGGCGCCCCCGCCGGTCGCCCTCAGCTGGTGGGGCGTCCCCAGCCCGCGGCCCCGGCCGCCGGTGGCGCCAACCGTCCGGCGGTGCCGACGCCGCGCCCGCAGCGCCCCGGTGCCCCGGCTCCCGTGCGTCCCGGTGCCGGTCGCCCCACCCCGCCCTTCGGCCGTGGTCCCGCCAGTGGCGGCCGCCCGGCGGCCACGCCCCTGGAGCTGGTCGGCAAGCCGATCCGCCGCGACACCGCCGGCCCGGGCACCCCGTCCGCCGGACGCCCTGCTGCGCCGGGACGCCCGGGCATGCCGTCGGGCATGCGCAAGCCGATGGCCCCCGGCGAGCTGATGCAGCTGCAGAAGCCGCCCGGCCGCCCCACCGCGCCGCCGCCCCGCCGTCCCGGTGAGGAGGGAGAAACCCCCACCCGCGAGACCGAAGCGGTCGTTCGGCCCACGGCCACGGCTCCGCGTCGCCCAGGCTTCCGGGCGCCACAGCCCCCGACCGGCCCGGCCCGTGCCCGCCGCCCCGACTGGGACGACAGCGCCAAGCTCGAGGCCCTGCGCAGCCGCACGCCGCAGAAACAGCGCCAGAAGGTGCACATCATCGGCGAGAACGATGACGCGCTCACGGCCGAGACCAGCGGCTACGCCGGCGAGCACGATGCGGTCGTGCTCCAGGCCAGCCTGGCTCGGCCCGCCAAGCCCCGCGCCTCCCAGCCCAGTGGCACCAAGCCCACCGTCGCGGTGCGCAAGCGCAAGAAGGAGACCACCCGCCAGCGCCAGCGTCGCCGGGCCATGGAGCTGCGGGCGGCCCGCGAGCTCAAGGCCCAGCGGCCCGAGATGCTGATCGTGCCGGAGGGCAACCTCACGGTGCAGGAGCTGGCTGACCGTCTCGGTGTCGAGAGTTCCGAGATCATCAAATCCCTCTTCTTCAAGGGGATCAGCGCCACCGTCACCCAGACGCTTGATCTGCCGACCATCGAGACCGTCGCTGACGAATTCGGTGTGCCGGTCCTCGAGGACGACGTCCAGTCCGCTGCGGCCAAGACCGTGGAGATGATCGAGGAGAGCGATCTCGCGCACCTGATCCGACGTCCGCCCGTGGTCACGGTGATGGGCCATGTCGACCACGGCAAGACGAGCCTGCTCGACGCGATCCGCAAGACACGGGTGGCGGCCGGCGAGGCCGGTGGCATCACGCAGCACATCGGTGCTTATCAGGTCGAGGTGCCCCACGGCGGCGGTCAGGCGAAGATCACGTTCCTCGACACCCCGGGCCACGAGGCGTTCACCGCCATGCGGGCCCGTGGCACCAAGGTCACCGACGTGGCCGTTCTGGTGGTCGCCGCCGATGACGGCGTCCGTCCCCAGACCCTGGAGGCGATCAGCCACGCCCGCGCCGCTGAGGTGCCGATCGTGGTGGCGATCAACAAGATCGACAAGGAGGGTGCCCAGCCCGACCGGGTCAAGCAGGAGCTCTCCGGCCTTGAGCTTGTGCCAGAGGACTGGGGTGGCAACACCGTGATGGTGCCGGTGAGTGCCATCAAGGGCGAGAACATCGACCAGCTGCTGGAGATGATCCTGCTGGTGAGCGATGTGGAGGATCTCAAGGCCAACCCGCAGCGGATGGCCAAGGGAACCGTGATCGAGGCCCACCTCGACAAGGCCAAGGGTCCGGTGGCCACGCTGCTGATTCAGAACGGCACCCTGCGCGCCGGCGATGTCCTGGCGGCCGGCCCGATCCTGGGCAAGGTGCGGGCGATGGTCGACGACACCGGCAAGCGCGTCAAGGAGGCAGGGCCTGCTGCGGCCGTCGAGGCGCTGGGCTTCAGCGAGGTGCCCACCGCCGGTGACGAGTTCGAGGTCTATCCCGACGAGAAGTCGGCGCGTGCCGTGGTGGGCGACCGGGCCAGCGAGGCCCGCGCCACCCGCCTGGCGCAGCAGATGGCCTCCCGCCGTGTGTCGCTGGCGTCGATGTCCGGCCAGGTGAGCGAGGGCGAGCTCAAGGAGCTCAACCTCATCCTCAAGGCCGACGTGCAGGGCAGCGTCGAGGCGATCCTCGGTTCACTGGAGCAGCTGCCCCAGGAGGAGGTGCAGGTGCGGGTGCTGCTCTCGGCTCCGGGAGAGATCACCGAGACCGACGTCGATCTGGCGGCGGCCTCCGGCGCTGTGATCATCGGCTTCAACACCTCGATGGCACCGGGAGCCCGTCGTGCCGCCGATGCCACCGGCGTGGATGTGCGCGACTACGACGTCATCTACAAGCTCCTTGAGGACATCCAGAACGCCATGGAGGGCCTGCTCGAGCCTGAACTGGTCGAGGAATCCCTGGGCGAAGCCGAGGTGCGTGCCGTGTTCACGATCGGCAAGAACGCTGTTGCGGGCTGTTATGTCACCAATGGCAAGCTGCAGCGCAACTGCCGCGTCCGCGTGCATCGCGGCAAGGAGCTCGTCTACGAAGGCGATCTCGATTCGCTGCGTCGCAACAAGGATGACGTCAAGGAGGTGGCCACCGGCTTCGAGTGCGGGGTCGGCACCGATCGGTTCAATTCCTGGAAGGAGGGCGACCGGATCGAGGCCTACAAGCTCGTCACCCAGCGGCGCACCCTCAGCATCTGA
- a CDS encoding ribosome assembly cofactor RimP, with protein MSLPAPEAIESLARQVAEPSGLEVLGVHLLSHRLPLTVQVFVQRGDGSDVSLDQCAALSGPLGEALEAAALLSGAYVLEISSPGIAEQLSSDRDFTSFRGFPVEVVWRPAEGPEQRREGLLLGRDEQMVLLNVRGRTVRIPRPEVQQVRLVTPAGEA; from the coding sequence GTGTCTCTCCCCGCTCCCGAAGCGATCGAATCGCTGGCCCGTCAGGTGGCCGAGCCCTCCGGTCTGGAGGTGCTCGGCGTGCACCTGCTCTCGCATCGCCTGCCGCTCACCGTGCAGGTGTTCGTGCAGCGAGGCGACGGCAGCGATGTCAGCCTCGATCAGTGCGCCGCCCTCAGCGGACCTCTGGGCGAGGCCCTCGAGGCCGCCGCGCTGCTCTCCGGCGCTTATGTGCTCGAGATCAGCAGCCCAGGAATCGCGGAGCAGCTGAGCAGCGATCGCGACTTCACCAGCTTCCGTGGTTTCCCTGTGGAGGTGGTGTGGCGACCTGCCGAAGGCCCCGAACAGCGCCGCGAGGGGCTGCTGCTGGGGCGCGACGAGCAGATGGTGCTGCTCAACGTGCGCGGCCGAACCGTGCGCATCCCCCGGCCGGAGGTGCAGCAGGTGCGCCTCGTGACCCCGGCTGGTGAAGCCTGA
- the nusA gene encoding transcription termination factor NusA — translation MALVLLPGLNNLIEDISEEKKLPPAVVEAALREALLKGYERYRRTLYLGISEDPFEEDYFSNFDVALDLEEEGYRVLASKIIVEEVESEDHQIAIEEVRQVAEDAQIGDTVVLDVTPEKDDFGRMAAATTKQVLAQKLRDQQRRMIQEEFADLEDPVLTARVIRFERQSVIMGVSSGLGRPEVEAELPRRDQLPNDNYRANATFKVFLKEVSEVARRGPQLFVSRSNAGLVVYLFENEVPEIQEGSVRIVAVAREANPPSRAVGPRTKVAVDSVEREVDPVGACIGARGSRIQQVVNELRGEKIDVIRWSADPGQYIANSLSPARVEMVRLVDPEGHHAHVLVPPDQLSLAIGREGQNVRLAARLTGWKIDIKNSQEYDQESEDRVVAGLIAQRQEEEALQAEAEARLAAEQAARAEEDARLRELYPLPEDEEEYLEEADGPLTEDAEEPSAEAADGAAEGEEVVVEETQAESGEAAEG, via the coding sequence ATGGCCCTGGTTCTGCTCCCCGGTCTGAACAACCTGATCGAGGACATCAGCGAAGAAAAGAAACTGCCTCCCGCCGTGGTGGAGGCGGCCCTGCGTGAGGCGCTGCTGAAGGGTTACGAGCGCTATCGCCGCACCCTCTATCTGGGTATCAGCGAGGATCCGTTCGAGGAGGACTACTTCAGCAACTTCGATGTTGCCCTCGACCTCGAGGAGGAGGGCTACCGGGTGCTCGCCTCCAAGATCATCGTCGAGGAGGTGGAGAGCGAGGACCACCAGATCGCGATCGAGGAGGTGCGGCAGGTGGCCGAGGACGCCCAGATCGGCGACACCGTGGTGCTCGATGTCACCCCGGAGAAAGATGATTTCGGCCGCATGGCCGCCGCCACCACCAAGCAGGTGCTGGCTCAGAAGCTGCGCGATCAGCAGCGCCGCATGATCCAGGAGGAGTTCGCAGACCTGGAGGATCCGGTGCTCACGGCACGGGTCATCCGCTTCGAGCGCCAGAGCGTGATCATGGGCGTCAGCTCCGGCCTGGGCCGGCCTGAGGTGGAGGCGGAGCTGCCCCGCCGCGACCAGCTGCCCAACGACAACTACCGCGCCAACGCCACCTTCAAGGTGTTCCTCAAAGAGGTGAGCGAGGTGGCCCGCCGCGGTCCGCAGCTGTTCGTCTCCCGCTCGAACGCCGGTCTGGTGGTGTATCTGTTCGAGAACGAGGTGCCCGAGATCCAGGAGGGTTCGGTGCGCATCGTCGCTGTCGCCCGCGAGGCCAATCCCCCCTCCCGCGCCGTCGGCCCCCGCACCAAGGTGGCGGTCGATTCGGTCGAGCGCGAGGTGGATCCGGTGGGCGCCTGCATCGGCGCTCGCGGCTCCCGCATCCAGCAGGTGGTCAACGAACTGCGTGGCGAGAAGATCGATGTGATTCGCTGGTCCGCCGATCCGGGGCAGTACATCGCCAACTCCCTCAGCCCGGCGCGGGTGGAGATGGTGCGGCTGGTGGATCCTGAAGGACACCACGCCCACGTGCTGGTGCCGCCCGATCAGCTCAGCCTGGCGATCGGCCGTGAGGGGCAGAACGTCCGCCTGGCGGCCCGCCTCACCGGCTGGAAGATCGACATCAAGAACTCCCAGGAGTACGACCAGGAGTCCGAGGATCGTGTGGTCGCCGGCCTGATCGCTCAGCGCCAGGAGGAGGAGGCCCTGCAGGCCGAGGCCGAGGCGCGCCTGGCTGCCGAGCAGGCCGCCCGTGCCGAGGAGGACGCCCGCCTTCGCGAGCTCTATCCGCTGCCCGAGGACGAGGAGGAGTACCTGGAGGAGGCTGACGGGCCGCTGACCGAGGATGCGGAAGAGCCCTCCGCAGAGGCTGCTGACGGGGCCGCCGAAGGCGAGGAGGTCGTCGTGGAGGAGACCCAGGCCGAGAGCGGGGAGGCGGCCGAGGGGTGA
- a CDS encoding trypsin-like peptidase domain-containing protein, protein MALAAALHRWLAPALVALSLLLMPLMGPAVAAAASVDPPRDAPAPSSADATGRPGEGSAASAAAEATLERSGLTASGAPAADSQVTAGGLAAVTPTPSASGLEAVLPLATAVPGAVPHSFVAQAVRRVAPAVVRIDTERTVGRDPFDPSILDPLLRELFGDPGQGLRERGQGSGVVFDARRGLVLTNAHVVDQVDKVAVTLADGRQLDGSVMGADPVTDLALVRLTDRSALKAAPLGDSEALEVGDWAIALGSPYGLERTVTLGIVSSLHRDINSLGFADKRLDLIQTDAAINPGNSGGPLINAGGEVIGINTLVRSGPGAGLGFAIPINLARRVADQLADGGTVVHPYLGLQLVPLTARVARENNHDPDALVQLPEQDGALVQRVLPDSPAESAGLRRGDLVIQVAEERVRTPAALLQQVERSQVGQPLPLTVLRGRKELQLSIKPAALPHPG, encoded by the coding sequence GTGGCCCTGGCCGCGGCGCTGCATCGCTGGCTGGCTCCGGCCCTCGTGGCACTCAGCCTGCTGCTGATGCCGTTGATGGGTCCAGCCGTGGCCGCCGCCGCTTCGGTGGATCCGCCGCGCGACGCCCCGGCGCCATCCAGCGCCGATGCCACGGGCAGGCCAGGCGAGGGCAGCGCGGCCTCTGCGGCGGCTGAAGCCACCCTCGAGCGGAGCGGCCTCACGGCCAGCGGCGCACCGGCCGCGGATTCCCAGGTCACCGCCGGCGGGCTCGCAGCAGTCACCCCGACGCCCAGCGCCTCCGGCCTGGAGGCGGTTCTGCCCCTGGCCACAGCCGTCCCCGGGGCGGTGCCCCACAGCTTCGTGGCCCAGGCTGTGCGCCGGGTGGCGCCGGCGGTCGTGCGCATCGACACCGAGCGCACCGTGGGCCGGGATCCCTTCGATCCGTCCATCCTCGATCCGCTTCTGCGCGAGCTGTTCGGCGATCCCGGCCAGGGCCTCAGGGAGCGCGGCCAGGGCTCCGGCGTGGTGTTCGACGCCCGCCGCGGCCTGGTGCTCACCAACGCCCACGTCGTCGATCAGGTGGACAAGGTGGCGGTGACGCTCGCCGACGGCCGCCAGCTCGACGGCAGCGTCATGGGGGCCGATCCGGTCACCGACCTGGCCCTGGTGCGCCTCACCGACCGCTCCGCCCTCAAGGCGGCGCCGCTGGGAGATTCCGAGGCCCTGGAGGTCGGCGACTGGGCGATCGCCCTGGGCAGTCCCTATGGCCTCGAGCGCACCGTGACCCTGGGCATCGTCAGCAGCCTGCACCGCGACATCAACAGCCTGGGTTTCGCCGACAAGCGTCTCGACCTGATCCAGACCGACGCGGCGATCAACCCCGGCAACTCCGGAGGGCCACTGATCAACGCCGGCGGCGAGGTGATCGGCATCAACACGCTGGTGCGCTCCGGCCCCGGCGCCGGACTCGGCTTCGCCATTCCGATCAACCTGGCCCGCCGGGTCGCCGATCAGCTGGCCGATGGCGGCACCGTCGTGCATCCCTATCTGGGCCTGCAGCTGGTGCCGCTCACCGCCCGGGTGGCACGCGAGAACAACCACGACCCCGACGCCCTGGTGCAGCTGCCCGAGCAGGACGGCGCGCTGGTGCAGCGGGTGCTGCCGGACAGCCCGGCCGAGAGCGCCGGGCTCCGCCGGGGCGATCTGGTGATTCAGGTGGCCGAGGAGCGGGTGCGCACCCCCGCGGCCCTGCTGCAGCAGGTGGAACGCTCGCAGGTGGGCCAGCCCCTGCCGCTCACGGTGCTGCGCGGGCGCAAGGAACTGCAGCTGTCGATCAAGCCGGCGGCCCTGCCCCACCCAGGCTGA